DNA sequence from the Paenibacillus azoreducens genome:
GGCAGAAGGTAACGCTATCGGTACGGCCCGAAGCGATCCGGGAAGCCAACCTGTCTGAACGCGGTGAGGCGAACACAATGGCGGTCAAAGTGCTGCTGTCGGAGTTCACTGGCATCAGCGTGAATTATATCGCGCAAGCCGGACCGCTATCCGTGAAGGCGATGTTCGTCGGACAGGGGCATCAGATGCGGAACCGGGATGAAGAGGTATGGTTTAGCGTGGCTCGGGACAGCATTTATTTTTTGGGATAAGGGGGTGAGCCGAAGCGATGAATAAACCAGAGCCTCAATTGACACCGCCGATCATTCGTCCGAGCAGCCGTTGGAATTCGGTGACGACCTCGCCGCATTTTGTGTATGTATTGATTGCGCCGTTATTTCTGATTCTTTTGGCGTATGTGATCTATCCGTTTTTCCAGACATTCCTGCAAAGCATTAAAATGGATGGCAGCTTTTCGCTCCAAAACTACTCGCGTTTTTTTAGCCTTGAGCACACGGCCAATTTGGAGGCGCTTTGGACGAGCGTGTATATCTCGGTGCTAAGCGTGATCACCTGCGGCATCGTGGGGGTAGGAATGGCGTTCCTGCTGGAAAGATACGAGTTCCCGGGACGCAAGCTGCTTTCGGTGCTCGTACTCGTGCCGATGGCTCTGCCGCCGCTGATCGGGGTGCTCTCTTTTGAGTTTTTGTATGGTTCGAGCGGTATTATTCCGCGGGGATTGCAGCATTTGTTTCATTTGGAAAAGCCGCCTTTTACCCTAAAGGGCATCTGGGGCGTGCTTGTCGTCCATACGTTTACGATGTACACCTATTTTTATATGACGGCATCTTCGGCGATCAAGGGACTTGATCCGTCACTTGAGGAAGCCGCGGCCAACCTGGGAGCGAACCGGTTCACGATCTGGCGCCGGGTGATTCTGCCGATGCTGACGCCGGCGATCGTTGCGGCATCGCTGCTCGTCTTTATGATTTCGATGGCGTCGTATACCGCGCCGCTGATTTTCGGAATCGAACGGACGATGACGATGCAGATTTACCTGTCGCGTACCAACGGCGACCTGGATATGGCTGCGACGCAATCGACGCTGCTGTCGGTCGTGTCCATCCTGTTCCTCATTTTGATGAGATGGTATCAGGGCGCCCGGAATTACCAAAACATGAGCAAAGGCGTCAGCGTTCATCGGACCGAAGTGAAAAGCAAAGCCGGCAGAAACACCGCGATGGTGTTGTCCTTCCTCGGGGTGCTGGTGCTTATGCTGCCGATTCTCGTCATCATCCTGCTGGCTTTTTCGGAAGACGGGAAGTGGACGACCCAGGTCCTGCCGCCGTCTTACACGCTGGATCATTTCAAAGATTTGTTCACCGACAGCAAAACATGGCGTCCCATCGCGAACAGCTTTAAGATCAGCATCGCGGCAACGATCGGCAATCTTCTGTTCGGGGTCGCTGCGGCATACGCCATCGTACGCATGAAATTCAAAGGGAAGACACTGCTCGATATTCTGATCATGCTGCCTTGGGCGCTTCCGGGCACGGTCGTTGCCGTCAACCTGATTACGGCATTCAGCGAGCCGAATGCGTTCTCTTTCGGCCAGGTGCTGATCGGCAGCTTTTGGATTTTGCCGCTCGCCTATTTTGTGCGGCATCTGCCGTTGATCTTCCGCTCGACTTCGTCGACGCTGATGCAAACCGACCGCTCAGTGGAGGAAGCGGCCCGCAATCTGGGTGCATCCTGGTGGTATACATTCCGCCGCGTCGTATTCCCGATGGCGCTGAGCGGCATTCTTGCCGGCACTTTGCTGGCGCTGGTGGAAGGGATCGGCGAATTTGTCGCCTCGATTCTGCTGTATACGAACAAGACGACACCGATCTCCGTCGAGATCTTCCAGCGGATGTATGCATTCGAGTTCGGCACCGCATGCGCTTACGGCGTGCTGCAAATCGTGATGATCATTTTCGTTCTTTATGTTTCCCGCAAGCTGACCGGCGGCAATGCCGGATCCGCCATTTGACGATAGACTTTTCCTGAGCTTAAAGCGGTAAAGACGACTTCCTTTCATTACTTGCGGATGCCCGTCTTATTCGCCCGGGCGTCCCGCGATAATGATATAGGCAGGCGCCTGCTTATGCCGGTGTTTGCCACAACAACGCTTGAAGGAGGAGATGCGATTTGAGTCAATCGAGAGCAAAACGCAGGACGAAAAGGTGGGTGGCGGCTTCCGTCAGCCTGGTTCTGGCCGGAACGCTGGCTTTTCAAGCTGGTCCCCAGACAGCGGCTGCAGACAGGGGGGTGGTCGATTTATGGAAAGCGATTAAACCTCTCAGCACCATTGCAAGCGCGATGAACACGGGGGCTCACCCGGATGATGAGCACAGCGCGACACTTGCGTATCTTTCCTTGGGATTGGGTGTTGATACATACAGTGTCATAGCCAACCGGGGAGAAGGCGGGCAAAACGAAATCGGCAGCGAGCTGGGCAATGCCCTTGGTATCATCCGAACCAGAGAGCTGCAGGAAGCGTCCAAGATCACCAACGTTACCCTGGCTAACTTAAGCCAAAAGCTGGACGATCCGATCTATGATTTCGGCTTCTCCAAAAGCCCCGACGAAACGTTGGCCAAATGGGGCGAGGACGTCGCTTATGAACGGTTGATCCGTCAAATCCGGGAGAAGCGCCCGGATGTGCTGATTCCGGCCTTCCTGAACGAACCTTCGACGCACGGTCATCACCGTGCCGTGAATGTGCTGACCGTACGGGCATTCAAGGATGCGGGAAATCCGCAGGTGTTTCCTAAGCAGCTGGAAGAAGGGCTTCAGCCATGGCAACCGAAGAAGCTGTATGTACCGGCCTCGGAAAAAGATTATGACGTCTCATTGCCGGTAAACGAATATAGTGAGCTGTACGGCGCTTCCTATTCCCAACTGGGCGAAGAATCCCGGTATATGCATAAGAGTCAAGGGATGGGAAGACAAATTGACGAAGGTCAAGGAACAGCATATTACAAGCTGCAAGAATCGGCGGACGGCAAGAAGGCCGGCGGTAAGCCGGAAGCGTCGCTTTTTGGCGGGATCGCCTTCACGTTCGAGGATTTGGCGCAAGAGCTTGATGCGAAAGGAAAGGACAACAAAGTCGTCAAGCAGTTAAAAACACTGCAGGAAGACGCAAACGAAGTCATTGCCGCTTATCCATCATTTGCGAAAGTGGCCCGCGAAGTCCATGGGATGAAAGCGGACGTAAAAACAACCGTCGAGCTGGTAAAGGCTTCGTCTTTGGAGCAAGTGGCGAAAAACGATCTGCTGCATCGGCTGGCCGTGAAGGAGAAGCAGCTCGATAAGGCAAGCCAAGAGGCAACGTCCGTCGTGGTTAAAGTGAAACCCGAGACCGGCGAGCTGATTTCAGGGCAAACCGCAAAAGTGACAGTCACCGCCTTTAACGGCGGCGAGGTGGATATCAGCAAAGTCAATTTGAAGCTGAATGTGCCGGAAGGCTGGACCGCCAAGGCAGCTGGGGCGGACAGCTTCGACAAGCTTGCCAAAAATCAGACGGTAAAAACGGAGTTTGAGGTCACCGTGCCCAAGCAGGTGGCGGACTTTAATCCATACGCCCTCCCGCTGATTTCTGCGGATATCCGGTATGAAGCGTTCGGGACGGAAGCGTCGCTGCATGCGGTTCCGGATAATGCGGTAGCGGTGCTGCCGCCGGTTGCATTGTCGCTCAGCCCGGAGGCGGCGGTTCTGAATACGCTGAAGCCGGATGATGCCGTATCGGTCAAGGTTACGGCAACGAATTATGCGCCAGGTGCGGAGAAAACCAAGATTTCACTGAAAACGCCTGAAGGTTGGACGGTGGAACCTGCGGTGCAGGAATTGAGCTTTGCAGCCAAATACGAGACCAAGGCGGCCGAGTTTATCGTCAAGGCGCCGGCAAATGTGAAGCCGGGAAGTTATGATCTGTCGGCCATATCGAGCGACGGTACGTCAGACAGCAGCAGAACGGTGCAGGTGATCCAGTATCCGCATATCGGCAAAACCTATTATGTCAAACCAGCCAACCTTGCCATTCAGGCGTTTGATCTGAAGGCGCCGCAAGGACTGAAGGTCGGTTATGTTTCCAGCGGTTTTGATAATATCGATCAGGTGCTGCGCCAAGTGGGCGTCAATGTGACGAATCTGGACGCCAAAACGGTTCAGTTCGGCGATCTGTCGCAGTACGATACGATCGTGCTTGGCATCCGGGCCTACGCCTTCCGTCCGGAGCTGATTCCAAGCAATCAACGTCTGCTCGATTATGTGAAAAATGGCGGCAACCTGGTTGTTCAATACCACAAGCCGGAGGACAAATGGTCGCCGGATTTGGCCCCGTATCCGATCAAGATCGGTCAGCCGCTTATCCAGTGGCGCGTGACGGATGAAAACTCGAAGGTGACCATGTTGGCGCCGGAGCATCCGATCTTCAATACGCCAAATAAGATCACGGCAGCCGACTGGGATAACTGGATTCAAGACCGCTCCGCCTACAACCCGTCCGAATGGGGCAAGGAGTATACGGAGCTGATCTCGAACGGAGACCCTGGAGAGAAAGAATTTACCGGAACGTTCTTGACCGCTAACTACGGCAAGGGCACTTACACGTACAGCTCGCTTGTCTGGTACCGTGAAATACCAAATCTTGTACCTGGTTCGATCCGGATGTTCGTCAACATGATCAGCCTGAAGCAAAATGGAACGGCATCAACCAGCGTGGCGGCAGCTCCGCCTAAATAACACCGGAATTTGGAATCCGAGCAGAAAACAAGGGGATTAAAGTAGAGAGGATAAACAAGAGGGAATAAAGTAGAAGGAATGAGGAAGAGCGGATAAAGAAGGGGGGAAGGCAGAAGGAGTGAAGAAGGGCGGGTAAAGAAAAAAGAACAAAGAAGAGGAATAAAAGAAGAAGGAAGGCTGTAAAAAGGGTGGAGTGCGCGGGGGATGGGAATCAAAATCACTTCGCTCGCGCCCTCTCCCTTCAGTCAAAACGATAGGCCCACTGCGAAGAGAAAAACGGTACATAGGATTGCCGGATCAACACTAAACTTGGTGCCTGATGAGAGGCGAAGGAGAGGGCAGGGCGGAATCGATTCTTATGAAGCGGGAGCGTTCGCAAAAGAGCTTTCAGAAGGAAAGCTGTAGGCGTTTGGCTGTTGAGAAAGGCGATACTTGTAGCTCTAACGAAACTACAGAGCGCTATCGCATCAAAAACAAGAGCAAATCGAATCTAACGAACTACAGAGCGCTATCGCATCAAAAACAAGAGCAATTCGAATCTAACGAAACTACAGAGCGCTATCGCGTCAAAAACAAGAGCAAATCGAATCTAACGAAACTACAAATCGTTATTTGGGATAAATACCCGGTTTAAAGGCATTGTTTTGGTTTAATAGCGATACCTTGTTTCGTTAGGATTTTTAATAGCCTTTTTTGGCATGATTAGCGATACCACGTTTCGTTAGAGATGTCTCCTTTTTTGTGCTTCCGCCAATCCCAAACCATGTAAGGAAGAACTATTTTAGAAGATGAACCTAGGAGAGAGCCGCTGTCGACAAATTGCTTAATACAAGAATTATTCTCAGGATTGAGCCGGGATTTGATTGGTCAAAACGCGGCTGAACGCTGTTATCAAGGCAGACGTATGCTGAACATGATGAAGGTTCACGGTCAATCACAAGAACATTACGGAAAGGATCTGGACAACATGAGAAATCGGGAACAAATTTTAGAGGAAGAAGGCAAGCTTTTTCCGGGCCGCACATATACGGAAGTTGTGCTCGCGCCTGCTTTTGATGAAGCGAAAACCAGTTTGCTCGCGCCGATGATGGCGATCAACAAAGCGCATCTCATCATGCTGAAGGAGCAGGGACTTGTCACCGAAGAGGAGGCGGGGCAAATTGCGGATGCAATTCGCGGTCTCGATCTGGAGAAGCTTCGTCACGCCGAATATACCGGACAATTCGAGGATCTGTTCTTCCAGGTCGAGCATGAATTGCATGCAGCGGCCGGAGATATCGCGGACAATCTGCATCTGGCCCGCAGCCGCAATGATATGGGCATCGCGATTTACCGGATCGTGCTGCGGGAGAAGCTGCTCGCGACGCTTCGCGGAGCTTTAACGCTGAAGAGCCAGCTGCTTGCATTTGCCGAGGAGCATGCCGATACGGTCATGATCGGGTATACGCATACGCAGCAGGCGCAGCCGACGACGCTCGCCCATTATATCATGGCGATGACGGACTCGCTCGACCGCGATATCCGCCGGATGCAGGCCGCTTATGCCAACTGCAACCGGAGCAGCATGGGAGCGGCGGCGCTGACCACTTCCGGTTTCGCCATCAGCCGGAAGCGGATGCAGGAACTGCTTGGTTTTGACGAACTTATATACAACTCATACGATGCGATCGGCGGGG
Encoded proteins:
- a CDS encoding PIG-L family deacetylase, encoding MSQSRAKRRTKRWVAASVSLVLAGTLAFQAGPQTAAADRGVVDLWKAIKPLSTIASAMNTGAHPDDEHSATLAYLSLGLGVDTYSVIANRGEGGQNEIGSELGNALGIIRTRELQEASKITNVTLANLSQKLDDPIYDFGFSKSPDETLAKWGEDVAYERLIRQIREKRPDVLIPAFLNEPSTHGHHRAVNVLTVRAFKDAGNPQVFPKQLEEGLQPWQPKKLYVPASEKDYDVSLPVNEYSELYGASYSQLGEESRYMHKSQGMGRQIDEGQGTAYYKLQESADGKKAGGKPEASLFGGIAFTFEDLAQELDAKGKDNKVVKQLKTLQEDANEVIAAYPSFAKVAREVHGMKADVKTTVELVKASSLEQVAKNDLLHRLAVKEKQLDKASQEATSVVVKVKPETGELISGQTAKVTVTAFNGGEVDISKVNLKLNVPEGWTAKAAGADSFDKLAKNQTVKTEFEVTVPKQVADFNPYALPLISADIRYEAFGTEASLHAVPDNAVAVLPPVALSLSPEAAVLNTLKPDDAVSVKVTATNYAPGAEKTKISLKTPEGWTVEPAVQELSFAAKYETKAAEFIVKAPANVKPGSYDLSAISSDGTSDSSRTVQVIQYPHIGKTYYVKPANLAIQAFDLKAPQGLKVGYVSSGFDNIDQVLRQVGVNVTNLDAKTVQFGDLSQYDTIVLGIRAYAFRPELIPSNQRLLDYVKNGGNLVVQYHKPEDKWSPDLAPYPIKIGQPLIQWRVTDENSKVTMLAPEHPIFNTPNKITAADWDNWIQDRSAYNPSEWGKEYTELISNGDPGEKEFTGTFLTANYGKGTYTYSSLVWYREIPNLVPGSIRMFVNMISLKQNGTASTSVAAAPPK
- a CDS encoding ABC transporter permease, with the protein product MNKPEPQLTPPIIRPSSRWNSVTTSPHFVYVLIAPLFLILLAYVIYPFFQTFLQSIKMDGSFSLQNYSRFFSLEHTANLEALWTSVYISVLSVITCGIVGVGMAFLLERYEFPGRKLLSVLVLVPMALPPLIGVLSFEFLYGSSGIIPRGLQHLFHLEKPPFTLKGIWGVLVVHTFTMYTYFYMTASSAIKGLDPSLEEAAANLGANRFTIWRRVILPMLTPAIVAASLLVFMISMASYTAPLIFGIERTMTMQIYLSRTNGDLDMAATQSTLLSVVSILFLILMRWYQGARNYQNMSKGVSVHRTEVKSKAGRNTAMVLSFLGVLVLMLPILVIILLAFSEDGKWTTQVLPPSYTLDHFKDLFTDSKTWRPIANSFKISIAATIGNLLFGVAAAYAIVRMKFKGKTLLDILIMLPWALPGTVVAVNLITAFSEPNAFSFGQVLIGSFWILPLAYFVRHLPLIFRSTSSTLMQTDRSVEEAARNLGASWWYTFRRVVFPMALSGILAGTLLALVEGIGEFVASILLYTNKTTPISVEIFQRMYAFEFGTACAYGVLQIVMIIFVLYVSRKLTGGNAGSAI